Proteins encoded in a region of the Moritella marina ATCC 15381 genome:
- a CDS encoding permease, translated as MSLLLFLSIATLFLGPYLCRFVGSKSDRFAFFDSFIFVSIGGLVLFHILPELLESGGIAVLGLMLVGLFGPGIVEKIFHKIAKQTHSLTLILGVLGLVLHAITDGGALAIEDDQTAYLLAIGVVLHRFPVGLTVWWLLRPHYGRALPLAVLTAMSVATAAGAWLGGELIAHDSGNWLIWFQALVMGSILHVVFHQPYKQEHGKETQRDKFAAGTGSLIGAMCLLAVLLPHWLGYAPHNHGPAEKSTVVAATSLEHDDHAGHDHAGHDDHAGHDDHVGHDDHVVHDDHVVHDDHAGHDDHAGHDDHVGHDDHIGHDDHAGHDDHAGHDDHAGHDDHAGHDDHAGHDDHVGHDDHVGHDDHAGHDEHVGHDDHAGHDDHAGHDDHVGHDDHAGHDDHVGHDDHAGHDDHVGHDDDHAGHAHGSETAETLLRFVSLSLHAAPALLFAYLLTWLINFIKPAFNMVGQLRSTGSVAGALKGTLIGLPLPICIPDASGMYKQLIKAGCGSALAVSFLVASPVIGFDALLISLPLLGVEWVGIRLVMAIILAVTLGLLIGTLFKKHDLNSDTCATTEELEASTSRLKRAFEHGFSHLIDHTAPWVLFGLIAAATFTPTIGWEFLQQEPWLQVVLAILIALPFHFCATGITPVLAIMLVAGVSPGAVVAFSLVGPTLNLDLYRFIKDNQGKRIAMAVVTAIVTVALLLGLGIMYWVPELPKPWLTLAPHWQDDWWRYASLAIVTVLFAISILRRGARSFMLELLPHSFRNAKPHHHHHH; from the coding sequence ATGTCTTTATTGTTATTTCTGAGCATTGCAACGCTCTTCCTTGGCCCATATTTATGTAGATTCGTCGGCTCTAAATCCGATCGTTTTGCTTTCTTTGATAGCTTTATCTTTGTTTCTATTGGCGGTTTGGTCTTATTCCATATCTTGCCTGAGTTACTGGAAAGTGGCGGTATTGCCGTGCTTGGCTTAATGCTAGTTGGCTTGTTTGGTCCTGGTATTGTCGAAAAAATATTCCATAAAATTGCCAAGCAAACCCATTCGCTTACCTTAATACTAGGTGTGTTAGGGTTAGTTTTACATGCGATCACCGATGGTGGTGCACTGGCGATTGAAGATGATCAGACGGCTTATTTATTAGCAATTGGTGTGGTGCTGCATCGTTTCCCTGTTGGTTTGACCGTATGGTGGTTGTTACGCCCACATTATGGCAGAGCGTTACCTTTGGCTGTATTAACGGCAATGTCAGTGGCAACGGCTGCTGGTGCTTGGTTGGGCGGTGAACTGATTGCGCACGATAGCGGTAATTGGTTGATCTGGTTCCAAGCGTTAGTCATGGGCTCTATCTTACATGTGGTATTTCACCAGCCTTACAAACAAGAACACGGTAAAGAAACGCAACGTGATAAATTTGCCGCAGGTACGGGTAGTTTAATTGGCGCCATGTGTTTACTTGCTGTGTTACTGCCGCATTGGTTAGGTTATGCACCGCATAACCACGGACCCGCTGAAAAATCGACAGTAGTCGCGGCCACTTCATTAGAGCATGACGACCATGCAGGACATGACCATGCAGGACATGATGACCATGCTGGTCACGATGACCATGTAGGACACGATGACCACGTAGTACATGATGACCACGTAGTACATGATGACCACGCAGGTCACGATGACCATGCAGGTCACGATGATCATGTAGGACACGATGACCACATAGGACATGATGACCACGCAGGTCACGATGACCATGCAGGTCACGATGACCATGCAGGACATGATGACCACGCAGGTCACGATGACCATGCAGGTCACGATGATCATGTAGGACATGATGACCACGTAGGTCACGATGACCATGCAGGACATGATGAACATGTAGGACATGATGACCATGCAGGACATGATGACCATGCAGGACATGATGACCACGTAGGTCACGATGACCATGCAGGACATGATGATCATGTAGGACATGATGACCATGCAGGACATGACGACCATGTAGGACACGATGATGATCACGCAGGACATGCACATGGCAGTGAAACAGCGGAAACCTTATTGCGCTTCGTGAGCTTATCGTTACATGCTGCGCCAGCGTTATTATTCGCTTATCTTTTAACTTGGTTAATTAATTTTATTAAACCTGCATTCAACATGGTTGGGCAATTACGCAGTACGGGCTCAGTTGCCGGTGCATTGAAAGGCACATTAATTGGTTTGCCATTGCCGATTTGCATACCTGATGCATCAGGCATGTATAAGCAATTAATTAAAGCTGGTTGTGGTTCTGCATTAGCGGTTTCATTTTTAGTTGCGTCACCTGTGATAGGCTTTGATGCGTTACTTATTTCATTGCCTTTGTTAGGCGTTGAATGGGTTGGTATACGTTTAGTGATGGCGATAATATTAGCGGTGACGTTAGGCCTGTTGATTGGAACACTATTCAAAAAGCATGATTTGAATAGTGATACTTGCGCGACGACCGAAGAATTAGAGGCATCAACGTCACGTCTTAAACGTGCTTTTGAGCATGGTTTTTCACACCTTATTGATCATACCGCACCTTGGGTATTGTTTGGTTTGATTGCGGCAGCAACATTTACGCCAACCATCGGCTGGGAATTCTTACAGCAAGAACCTTGGTTACAGGTTGTATTAGCTATTCTGATTGCCTTGCCGTTCCACTTCTGTGCGACAGGTATTACGCCAGTGTTGGCTATCATGCTGGTTGCGGGTGTATCACCTGGTGCCGTGGTGGCCTTTAGTTTAGTTGGACCAACATTGAACCTTGATTTATATCGCTTTATTAAGGATAACCAAGGTAAGCGTATTGCCATGGCTGTCGTGACTGCGATAGTCACTGTCGCGCTATTACTGGGCTTAGGCATTATGTATTGGGTACCTGAGTTACCGAAACCTTGGTTAACGTTGGCACCGCATTGGCAAGATGACTGGTGGCGTTATGCAAGTTTAGCGATAGTGACAGTGTTATTTGCGATTAGTATTTTACGTCGCGGTGCTCGTAGCTTTATGTTGGAGTTATTACCGCATAGCTTTAGAAATGCGAAACCACATCACCATCATCACCATTAA
- a CDS encoding DNA-binding transcriptional regulator YciT, whose product MQQRHTDIINLVNEEGRASVGEMSIKLGVSEVTIRHDLNKLEKEGFIRRVHGGATPHNTDNVSHRITVNYEHKRKMAMCAASLVEHGETVMIEGGSANALLAKELGKRSDVTIITPSSYIAHLMKETDVKIIVLGGLYQHESESMVGTLTRLCIKHTHFTKAFLGIDGLHPNTGFTSRNMMRADVGVAILEKGAQNIVITDSSKFGQVHNTPLYQFEQVDMVITDEDASLEYVHLLEKHNIKVVK is encoded by the coding sequence ATGCAGCAACGACATACTGATATTATTAATCTGGTAAATGAAGAGGGACGCGCGTCTGTCGGCGAAATGTCGATTAAGCTGGGTGTTTCAGAGGTCACGATCCGTCATGATCTGAACAAGTTAGAAAAAGAAGGCTTCATCCGTCGTGTTCATGGTGGTGCTACTCCACATAATACCGATAACGTGTCTCACCGTATTACGGTTAATTACGAACACAAACGTAAGATGGCGATGTGTGCCGCAAGTCTGGTTGAGCATGGTGAAACAGTCATGATCGAAGGCGGTAGTGCAAATGCATTATTGGCTAAAGAACTCGGCAAACGTAGTGATGTAACTATCATTACACCAAGCAGCTACATTGCGCACTTGATGAAAGAAACAGACGTTAAAATCATTGTGTTAGGCGGTTTATATCAACATGAAAGTGAAAGTATGGTGGGTACATTGACGCGTCTTTGCATCAAACACACTCACTTTACTAAAGCATTCTTAGGCATTGATGGCTTGCACCCGAACACTGGTTTTACGAGCCGTAATATGATGCGTGCTGATGTGGGAGTCGCTATTTTAGAGAAAGGTGCACAGAATATTGTTATCACTGATTCTTCTAAATTTGGGCAAGTGCACAATACGCCATTATATCAATTCGAACAGGTTGATATGGTGATCACTGACGAAGACGCGTCGTTAGAGTACGTACATCTATTAGAAAAACACAATATTAAAGTCGTAAAATAA
- a CDS encoding 5' nucleotidase, NT5C type — translation MIVCYITINDRNKHKNGSTPMKAIVIDIDDTVLDFGSRLREFVNHQYDKQVTGKPLAWDLCEWLGIKEGQDVKILKEFASSWQFGALDALPGASRILTKLAQEGYEIFCITACSRDAQVEALRRANMYHCFGNIFKEIFFVEFGESKATYLNKIQETHEIHAFVDDKYDNLVDAKNAGIDNCIMIKQPHNKVFRELVTCAHDWYEISHIIQTWHGKSWSIQ, via the coding sequence ATCATCGTATGTTATATAACGATTAATGACAGAAATAAGCACAAAAATGGAAGTACGCCTATGAAAGCGATAGTCATTGATATTGATGATACAGTATTAGATTTTGGTTCTCGGTTACGTGAATTTGTTAATCATCAATATGATAAGCAAGTGACAGGTAAGCCATTAGCATGGGACTTATGTGAATGGTTGGGAATTAAAGAAGGTCAGGACGTTAAAATATTAAAAGAGTTTGCATCTAGCTGGCAATTTGGCGCGTTGGACGCATTGCCAGGCGCATCTCGAATTCTAACTAAGTTAGCGCAAGAAGGTTATGAAATATTCTGTATTACCGCCTGTAGCCGTGATGCACAAGTTGAAGCGCTACGTCGCGCCAATATGTATCATTGCTTTGGTAATATTTTTAAAGAAATTTTCTTTGTTGAATTTGGTGAGTCAAAAGCGACTTATTTAAATAAAATTCAAGAAACACATGAAATTCATGCTTTTGTCGATGATAAATATGACAATCTAGTGGATGCTAAAAATGCCGGCATCGATAACTGTATCATGATAAAACAACCACATAATAAGGTGTTTAGAGAACTAGTCACTTGTGCACACGATTGGTATGAAATTTCTCACATCATTCAAACTTGGCACGGCAAGTCATGGTCGATACAGTAA
- the hemN gene encoding oxygen-independent coproporphyrinogen III oxidase produces the protein MLNQKLVWDQAMIEKYNYSGPRYTSYPTALEFDESFGYQDFRFACDETPDKPLSLYVHIPFCHKLCYYCGCNKVITRHLHKADKYLDVLEAEIKLQAPFFKDRNVSQLHWGGGTPTFLTQPQIQRLIDVLKDSFNFDDNAEISIEVDPREIELSTIDLLSKVGFNRLSLGVQDFDKKVQVAVNREQDEDFIFAIIKRAHELGFKSTNIDLIYGLPHQTKDTFHKTLERVLDLDPARLTVFNYAHIPSLFAGQRKMKEEDMPSASDRLAILEDAISFLTDNGYQFIGMDHFAKPDDELAIAQREGILHRNFQGYTTQGESDLLGLGVSSISQIGNAYSQNQKDLKTYYQQVEELGHAQWRGVGLNDDDSIRRAVIKQLMCNFELDMDKIAQTFDLDFASYFAEDMELLQTFINDELVIIEDNMLQVAPKGKLLIRNICMCFDVYLRQRARQQQFSRVI, from the coding sequence ATGCTAAATCAAAAATTAGTCTGGGATCAGGCTATGATCGAAAAATATAATTACAGTGGCCCAAGATATACATCGTATCCAACCGCGTTGGAATTTGATGAATCGTTTGGTTATCAAGACTTTCGCTTTGCTTGCGACGAGACGCCAGATAAACCGTTGTCATTGTATGTGCATATTCCTTTCTGTCATAAGCTTTGTTATTACTGTGGTTGTAACAAGGTGATTACGCGTCATTTGCATAAAGCCGATAAGTACCTTGATGTACTCGAAGCTGAAATTAAGTTACAAGCACCATTTTTTAAAGACCGTAATGTATCGCAATTACATTGGGGTGGTGGTACGCCAACGTTTTTAACACAGCCACAAATTCAACGTTTGATTGACGTATTAAAAGACAGTTTTAATTTTGACGACAATGCTGAAATTTCGATTGAAGTTGATCCGCGTGAAATTGAGCTGAGTACTATTGATCTATTATCTAAGGTTGGTTTTAACCGTTTAAGTCTGGGTGTTCAAGATTTTGATAAAAAAGTACAAGTTGCCGTTAACCGTGAGCAAGATGAAGATTTCATTTTTGCCATTATTAAACGTGCCCATGAACTTGGTTTTAAATCGACTAACATTGATTTAATCTATGGCTTACCACACCAAACGAAAGACACTTTCCATAAGACGTTAGAACGTGTACTTGATTTAGACCCGGCTCGATTAACTGTATTTAACTATGCGCACATACCGAGTTTGTTTGCTGGTCAGCGTAAAATGAAAGAAGAAGATATGCCGTCAGCTTCAGATCGCTTAGCGATTTTGGAAGACGCTATTTCATTTTTAACTGACAACGGTTACCAGTTTATTGGTATGGATCACTTTGCTAAACCGGATGATGAATTAGCCATTGCGCAGCGTGAAGGTATATTGCATCGTAACTTCCAGGGCTATACAACCCAAGGTGAAAGTGATTTATTAGGTCTGGGTGTTTCTTCAATTAGCCAAATCGGTAATGCATATTCGCAAAATCAAAAAGACTTGAAAACCTATTACCAGCAAGTTGAAGAACTCGGTCATGCGCAATGGCGTGGCGTGGGGCTGAATGATGATGATTCAATTCGTCGCGCTGTTATCAAGCAATTGATGTGTAATTTTGAATTAGATATGGACAAAATAGCGCAAACATTTGACCTTGATTTCGCGAGCTACTTTGCTGAAGACATGGAATTATTGCAAACGTTCATTAATGACGAACTGGTTATTATTGAAGATAATATGCTGCAGGTTGCCCCGAAAGGTAAGTTGTTGATCCGTAATATTTGCATGTGTTTCGATGTGTATTTACGTCAACGCGCACGTCAGCAGCAGTTTTCTCGAGTGATTTAA
- a CDS encoding DUF2489 domain-containing protein, protein MQASWMILIGSGCLIILALSVYAGRLLYRVKAQQVQQLNQQNDAIAARKVRITESVQIIAKAMGSEECDLSEGTIRICKLLAAIPASEPVDWVKLYPDLHAFYDKIKHMPIMDARSELSKKERMQLDLNRFRFEGEYAERVQQDVARLTTFEC, encoded by the coding sequence ATGCAAGCGAGTTGGATGATTTTAATCGGCAGTGGATGCCTGATCATTCTGGCATTATCAGTATATGCGGGACGTTTATTGTATCGTGTAAAAGCGCAACAAGTGCAGCAGCTAAATCAACAAAATGACGCCATTGCTGCACGTAAAGTGCGTATCACTGAAAGTGTACAGATTATTGCTAAAGCGATGGGAAGTGAAGAGTGTGACTTGTCTGAAGGCACAATCCGTATCTGCAAGTTACTCGCCGCTATTCCTGCTTCGGAACCTGTTGATTGGGTTAAGCTGTATCCTGATTTACATGCGTTTTATGACAAAATAAAACACATGCCGATTATGGATGCCCGCAGTGAGTTATCAAAAAAAGAGCGCATGCAATTAGACTTAAACCGTTTTCGTTTTGAAGGTGAATATGCTGAGCGTGTGCAACAAGATGTTGCTCGCTTAACTACCTTTGAATGTTAA
- the yihI gene encoding Der GTPase-activating protein YihI, which translates to MTRKRKERSGGPLAIAKSDRSKRETNTQAVEARKQKRLKKRKGLASGNKTAEAEKGKKGTGGPRKSSDPRIGSKAPIQLVSAPTPVAQPAIIKVKQPKADVKPVTPVLTFEQELDKLESDARLNGLLLRLDNNEVLNHDDQDYVDQGVERHAFLLEELGYADDEEFDEEYDEAEWDEAMMAELDAKALNTNTEQLSEDELYERFLATEKKLKKNDNED; encoded by the coding sequence ATGACTCGTAAAAGAAAAGAACGCTCAGGCGGCCCGTTAGCAATTGCTAAATCAGACCGTAGTAAACGTGAAACGAATACGCAAGCAGTAGAAGCGCGCAAGCAAAAACGATTAAAAAAACGTAAAGGTTTAGCATCTGGTAATAAAACGGCTGAAGCTGAAAAAGGTAAAAAAGGTACAGGCGGCCCACGTAAATCGAGTGATCCACGTATCGGCAGTAAAGCACCAATTCAACTCGTTTCTGCGCCAACGCCTGTTGCACAACCTGCAATTATAAAAGTAAAACAGCCGAAAGCAGACGTGAAACCTGTGACACCTGTATTAACGTTTGAGCAAGAGCTTGATAAGTTAGAAAGTGATGCACGTTTAAATGGTCTATTACTGCGTTTAGATAACAACGAAGTACTAAACCATGATGATCAAGATTATGTCGATCAAGGTGTAGAGCGTCACGCATTCTTACTTGAAGAACTGGGTTATGCTGACGACGAAGAATTCGACGAAGAGTACGATGAAGCTGAGTGGGATGAAGCGATGATGGCAGAACTTGATGCTAAAGCGTTGAATACGAATACTGAACAATTATCTGAAGATGAATTGTATGAGCGTTTCCTAGCAACAGAAAAAAAATTAAAGAAAAACGATAACGAGGACTAA
- a CDS encoding c-type cytochrome, translating into MKSLVLSFAMLIGLMGTAQAAGDAAAGEAISGTCTACHGADGNSPASIYPKLAGQNASYLVKQLKDFQLAMQTGGEKGRNDPVMMGMAAMLTEENMQDLAAFYSAQTMKPEETPEEVVAAGQLLYRGGDIERGITACAACHGPRGNGSETAKFPKISGQHADYIKAQLEKFSSKERANDQNGMMHDIAYKMKPADMEIISKYLGGLH; encoded by the coding sequence ATGAAAAGTCTTGTCTTATCTTTTGCAATGTTAATCGGATTAATGGGTACTGCCCAAGCTGCAGGGGATGCAGCTGCGGGTGAAGCTATTTCTGGTACATGTACTGCGTGTCATGGTGCTGATGGCAATAGCCCTGCAAGTATCTATCCTAAACTAGCGGGGCAGAATGCTTCGTACCTTGTTAAGCAGTTGAAAGATTTTCAACTTGCTATGCAAACTGGTGGTGAAAAGGGTCGTAACGATCCTGTCATGATGGGTATGGCGGCAATGTTAACTGAAGAAAATATGCAGGATCTTGCTGCATTCTATTCAGCGCAAACAATGAAGCCTGAAGAAACACCTGAAGAAGTGGTTGCTGCTGGTCAATTATTATACCGTGGTGGCGACATCGAACGTGGTATTACTGCTTGTGCTGCATGTCATGGCCCTCGTGGTAATGGTAGCGAAACGGCTAAATTCCCGAAAATCTCTGGACAACATGCTGATTATATTAAAGCACAGCTAGAGAAATTCAGTAGCAAAGAACGTGCAAATGACCAAAATGGCATGATGCATGATATCGCATATAAAATGAAACCAGCGGATATGGAAATTATTTCTAAATATCTAGGTGGCCTCCACTAA
- the yihA gene encoding ribosome biogenesis GTP-binding protein YihA/YsxC → MDNKKIHFENAAFRISAPDISHLTDDSGIEIAFAGRSNAGKSSALNTLTRQKSLARTSKTPGRTQLINVFEIEDGKRLIDLPGYGFAKVPFEVKKKWQKALGEYLQKRDSLKGIVVLMDIRHPLKELDKQLILWAIDSDIPVMALLTKADKLKQGVRSKTVKEVKEAVKEFGGDVTVAPFSSLKHTGIDVLKNKLCEWYALEPSTGTPSEDAEEYDDSDYEYINEDD, encoded by the coding sequence TTGGATAACAAAAAGATACACTTCGAAAACGCTGCCTTTAGGATTAGTGCGCCAGACATTAGTCACCTAACAGACGATTCGGGCATTGAAATTGCTTTCGCTGGGCGATCTAATGCAGGTAAATCAAGTGCATTAAACACTTTGACACGCCAAAAAAGCTTAGCGAGAACCAGTAAAACACCTGGCCGTACGCAACTAATTAACGTATTTGAAATCGAAGACGGCAAACGCCTAATCGACTTACCTGGTTATGGTTTTGCAAAAGTACCTTTTGAAGTAAAGAAAAAATGGCAGAAAGCGTTAGGTGAATACCTGCAAAAACGCGATTCATTAAAAGGGATCGTGGTATTAATGGATATCCGTCATCCATTAAAAGAATTAGATAAGCAATTAATTCTTTGGGCGATTGATTCTGACATTCCAGTTATGGCGTTATTAACCAAAGCGGATAAATTAAAACAAGGCGTTCGCAGCAAAACGGTTAAAGAGGTAAAAGAAGCAGTGAAAGAATTTGGTGGTGACGTAACAGTTGCACCATTCTCGTCATTAAAACATACCGGTATTGATGTGCTTAAAAACAAGCTATGTGAATGGTATGCGCTAGAACCTTCAACAGGTACTCCAAGTGAAGACGCGGAAGAGTACGATGACAGTGACTACGAATACATTAACGAAGACGATTAG